From a single Anaerolineales bacterium genomic region:
- a CDS encoding YifB family Mg chelatase-like AAA ATPase yields the protein MLARVYSCAVVGLEGVIVEVEVDYTNGLPAVIIVGLPDAAVQESRERVQTAVKNAGLHFPRHRIVVNLSPAAIRKEGPAYDLPIALGVVILAGFLPQEAIEGAMVVGELSLDGVVRHTRGVLPMAAAARANGFKRMFVPEVDAGEAALIPDLDVYPVKSLAHLYDHLAGRRLIEPYQPSATDSPAPLFTPTDFAEIKGQEHVKRALEVAAAGGHNCLLVGSPGAGKTLLARAMPGILPEMSIEESLDVTRIYSVADQLPPGTPLIKHRPFRAPHHTISHAGLVGGGNIPKPGEISLAHRGVLFLDEFPEFGPRVLEVMRQPMEDKVVTISRAKGSLTFSANFQLIAAMNPCQCGYFGDSQKPCTCAPAVVTKYQKRISGPILDRIDIHIEVPRVDYEKLSGDRLGETSESIRKRVQAARDIQNKRFANREAKDIVCNADMRIGEVRQFCSLQPEGQSLMRAAMSQLNLSARAYHRILKLSRTIADLAGSDEIQSPHLAEALQYRPKLMLG from the coding sequence ATGCTTGCCCGTGTCTACTCCTGCGCCGTAGTGGGACTGGAAGGTGTCATCGTCGAAGTGGAAGTGGATTACACCAACGGTCTCCCCGCCGTCATCATCGTCGGTCTGCCCGATGCCGCCGTGCAGGAAAGCCGCGAACGCGTACAAACCGCCGTCAAGAACGCGGGCTTGCATTTCCCCCGTCACCGCATCGTTGTCAACCTCTCCCCCGCCGCCATCCGCAAGGAAGGTCCCGCCTACGACCTCCCCATCGCGCTCGGCGTCGTCATCCTCGCGGGCTTTCTTCCGCAAGAAGCCATCGAAGGCGCAATGGTCGTCGGCGAACTTTCATTGGACGGGGTCGTCCGCCATACACGCGGAGTCTTGCCAATGGCAGCCGCCGCACGCGCCAACGGATTCAAGCGGATGTTCGTTCCCGAAGTGGATGCAGGCGAAGCGGCTTTGATCCCCGATCTGGACGTGTACCCGGTCAAATCGCTTGCGCATCTCTACGACCATCTGGCTGGTCGGCGTCTCATTGAGCCTTATCAACCCTCCGCAACCGATTCCCCCGCCCCGCTCTTCACCCCGACCGACTTCGCCGAGATCAAAGGACAGGAACACGTCAAGCGCGCGCTCGAAGTCGCCGCCGCGGGCGGACATAACTGTTTACTCGTCGGAAGTCCTGGCGCGGGGAAAACCCTGCTCGCCCGTGCCATGCCCGGCATCCTGCCTGAAATGTCCATCGAAGAATCGTTGGATGTGACCCGCATCTACTCCGTGGCAGACCAACTCCCGCCCGGCACGCCGCTCATCAAACATCGCCCGTTTCGTGCGCCACATCACACCATTTCACATGCAGGTCTCGTCGGCGGCGGCAACATCCCCAAGCCCGGCGAAATTTCTCTCGCGCATCGCGGCGTTTTATTCCTCGATGAATTTCCCGAATTCGGACCCCGCGTCCTTGAAGTGATGCGCCAGCCAATGGAAGACAAGGTTGTCACCATCAGCCGCGCCAAAGGCTCGCTCACGTTTTCAGCCAATTTCCAACTGATTGCCGCCATGAATCCCTGCCAGTGTGGTTATTTTGGTGATTCACAAAAGCCCTGCACCTGCGCCCCCGCCGTCGTCACCAAATATCAAAAGCGCATCTCCGGTCCCATTCTCGACCGTATTGATATTCATATCGAAGTCCCGCGCGTGGACTACGAAAAACTCAGCGGCGACCGTCTCGGCGAGACATCCGAATCTATTCGCAAACGTGTCCAAGCCGCGCGCGATATTCAAAATAAACGCTTTGCAAATAGGGAAGCAAAAGACATTGTCTGCAACGCGGACATGCGCATCGGGGAAGTCAGGCAGTTTTGCAGCCTCCAGCCCGAAGGTCAGAGTTTGATGCGGGCGGCGATGAGCCAGCTAAATTTGTCGGCACGCGCCTATCATCGCATCCTGAAACTATCCCGCACCATCGCGGACCTAGCTGGCAGTGATGAGATTCAATCTCCGCATTTGGCGGAGGCGCTACAATATCGTCCGAAGTTAATGCTGGGGTAA
- a CDS encoding tetratricopeptide repeat protein, protein MEQVKASTKKNSAILAIVTIVVVLLLVILVKEKYLPKLECKYIDRGNNNFSNERYRLAVIDYTIVLVINPNCASAYLNRGLSFAQLGDTQRAIADYNKVLEIEPNNKMAYLHRGNAYSKLGEFDLATADFDAAVNLETSDSDTYIWKGLSYQSQKLYNLAIDEFNRAIQVDPMNKLGYLNRGNVFYDLGEMDLALSDYEQVLRIDPLYAGAYIGIGNIFLAREQYHLALLEYDKALAIDPGFKDAYLARGVVFGLMGQSEEQIAEITKAIKVDPNSKEAFMHRGNVYYWQGRYDLAFSDYTAAAKIDKNYADALYSRGLIYSAKKEYRSAIAEYSKAIKADPNYTSAYLNRGLAYYAIQETDLAMADYDKVSELAPNDIGPYINRGQIYRSQGLYDLALAELNKAVEINPNEPIALFGRGLVYYDTENFIEAIADFMKYLALKQDAQIYCFIGNSYLQLSEFPEAVYFLEKGVELDHDNAIPWCLDSLNYVYQLSPSP, encoded by the coding sequence ATGGAGCAAGTTAAAGCAAGTACCAAAAAGAATTCTGCAATCCTGGCCATAGTCACAATTGTGGTTGTGTTACTCTTAGTAATTCTGGTTAAGGAAAAGTATCTTCCAAAATTAGAATGCAAATACATTGATAGAGGAAATAATAATTTTTCAAACGAACGTTACAGACTGGCGGTGATTGATTACACAATTGTGCTTGTTATTAATCCAAATTGTGCATCGGCTTATTTGAATCGAGGTTTATCTTTTGCTCAATTAGGAGATACTCAACGTGCTATTGCTGACTATAACAAGGTGTTGGAAATTGAGCCAAACAATAAGATGGCTTATTTGCATCGTGGTAATGCCTATAGCAAATTGGGAGAGTTTGATTTGGCAACGGCTGACTTTGATGCCGCAGTTAACTTAGAGACAAGCGATTCGGATACATATATTTGGAAAGGATTATCTTATCAAAGCCAAAAACTATACAACCTTGCGATAGATGAGTTCAATAGAGCTATACAAGTTGATCCAATGAATAAGTTAGGCTATCTTAATCGCGGGAATGTTTTTTATGATTTGGGCGAGATGGATTTGGCGCTTTCCGATTATGAGCAGGTGTTAAGGATAGATCCATTGTATGCAGGGGCATATATTGGGATAGGGAATATTTTCCTGGCTAGGGAGCAATATCATCTTGCGCTTTTGGAATATGATAAAGCTCTTGCTATTGATCCAGGTTTCAAAGATGCATATCTTGCGCGTGGTGTAGTCTTTGGATTAATGGGGCAATCCGAAGAACAAATTGCGGAAATCACAAAGGCAATTAAAGTTGATCCCAACTCCAAGGAAGCATTTATGCATAGGGGTAATGTTTATTATTGGCAGGGTAGATATGACTTAGCCTTTTCTGATTACACTGCTGCGGCAAAGATTGACAAGAATTATGCTGATGCTCTTTATAGTCGCGGTTTAATTTATAGTGCTAAAAAGGAATACCGATCTGCTATTGCAGAATATAGCAAAGCAATTAAGGCTGACCCAAATTATACGAGTGCATATTTAAATCGTGGACTTGCTTATTATGCTATTCAAGAAACTGACCTGGCGATGGCAGATTATGATAAGGTGAGTGAACTTGCACCGAATGATATAGGACCTTACATTAATCGCGGGCAAATATACAGATCTCAGGGGCTATATGATTTGGCACTTGCTGAGCTAAATAAAGCAGTTGAAATTAATCCAAACGAACCAATAGCCCTTTTCGGGCGTGGGCTTGTGTACTATGACACCGAGAATTTTATTGAGGCTATTGCTGATTTTATGAAATATCTTGCCCTTAAGCAGGATGCTCAGATTTATTGTTTCATAGGCAATTCTTATTTACAGTTAAGTGAATTCCCCGAGGCTGTATACTTTCTTGAAAAAGGCGTCGAACTGGATCATGATAATGCCATACCTTGGTGCTTGGATTCTCTGAATTATGTTTATCAATTATCGCCTTCACCATAA
- a CDS encoding aminotransferase class III-fold pyridoxal phosphate-dependent enzyme, giving the protein MIEQTYAISEYPDVDAIYKRLKALTTQPLRPVRRDKMKTYLEYFEKKCVKSKTLTDEAKKYIPGGVQHNLAFNYPFPIAIEKADGAFMWDVDGNRYIDFLQAGGPTVLGSNYAPVREKVMEVVNSCGPVTGLFHEYELKLAKLISEYMPAVEMFRMLGSGTEGVMAAIRAARTFTKKKRVIKVGGAYHGWSDSMVYGLHIPGTGRLEATGIPRGANVNTQEFFPNDLSALRRRLIANHFLGGTAAVIVEPVGPESGTRPVPFDFNQKVRELCDEFGALLIFDEVVTGFRLGLGGAQGYFGVKPDLTVFGKCVTGGYPMAGGVGGRRDVIMTFAAGIGGTGERAYIGGTLSANPLSCVAGYYALKEMERTNAPVIAGRAGDRLSKGLQAIIEKYDLPFVAYNQGSIVHLETSGVMLLDLKNPLKTLKEIKSRKHMIEEIGAAYMANGLITLAGSRMYTSMADTDEVIDDALTRFEEVLSNVEGV; this is encoded by the coding sequence ATGATTGAACAAACATATGCGATCTCAGAATATCCCGATGTGGATGCCATCTATAAAAGGTTGAAAGCCCTGACCACACAACCATTACGCCCCGTGCGCCGGGACAAGATGAAGACCTATCTCGAATACTTCGAGAAGAAGTGCGTTAAATCCAAAACATTGACGGACGAAGCCAAGAAATATATTCCCGGTGGTGTACAGCATAACCTGGCGTTCAATTATCCTTTCCCGATCGCCATTGAGAAAGCGGACGGCGCTTTTATGTGGGATGTGGATGGCAACCGTTATATTGACTTTTTGCAGGCGGGCGGTCCGACCGTGTTGGGCAGTAATTACGCGCCAGTGCGGGAAAAGGTGATGGAGGTCGTCAACTCATGCGGACCCGTGACCGGATTGTTCCATGAATATGAGCTCAAACTGGCGAAGCTGATCAGTGAGTACATGCCCGCCGTGGAGATGTTCCGCATGCTGGGTTCGGGCACGGAAGGAGTGATGGCTGCCATCCGCGCGGCACGGACATTCACGAAAAAGAAAAGGGTCATCAAGGTCGGCGGCGCTTATCACGGCTGGAGCGACTCGATGGTGTACGGGCTGCACATCCCCGGTACGGGGCGGTTGGAGGCGACCGGCATCCCGCGCGGTGCGAATGTCAATACCCAGGAATTTTTCCCGAATGATCTGTCTGCGCTGCGCCGCAGGCTGATCGCCAATCACTTCCTCGGCGGGACGGCGGCAGTGATCGTCGAGCCTGTGGGTCCCGAATCAGGAACACGCCCGGTGCCGTTCGATTTCAACCAGAAGGTGCGCGAACTTTGCGATGAGTTTGGAGCACTGCTCATCTTTGACGAAGTAGTGACGGGGTTTCGTCTCGGTTTGGGCGGGGCGCAGGGATACTTTGGCGTCAAGCCTGACCTGACCGTTTTCGGAAAATGCGTGACCGGCGGCTATCCGATGGCAGGCGGCGTAGGCGGGCGAAGGGATGTCATCATGACGTTCGCGGCGGGCATCGGCGGAACCGGTGAACGCGCCTATATCGGTGGGACGCTTTCCGCAAATCCGCTCTCGTGCGTGGCGGGATATTACGCGCTCAAAGAGATGGAACGCACCAATGCGCCGGTCATTGCCGGGCGGGCGGGTGACCGCCTGTCCAAAGGCTTGCAAGCCATCATTGAGAAATACGATCTGCCCTTTGTAGCGTACAATCAAGGCAGCATCGTTCACCTGGAAACATCCGGGGTCATGCTGTTGGATTTGAAGAATCCACTGAAAACGCTAAAAGAGATCAAATCGCGCAAACATATGATCGAAGAGATAGGCGCCGCATATATGGCGAACGGACTGATCACCCTGGCAGGTTCGCGCATGTACACATCCATGGCGGATACGGACGAGGTTATTGATGACGCGCTGACAAGGTTCGAAGAAGTTTTATCAAATGTAGAAGGTGTTTGA
- a CDS encoding class II aldolase/adducin family protein, which translates to MSQFQREKQQIVLTAQELVRKGYLMATGGNISMRVSGQAAFAITPSNYDYMKMTGDDVCVLDFEMNRLEGNRKPSVEAGMHGIIYETRGDVNAVIHTHQVYASALTLIKAPIPHLFDEQARFLGRSIEIIPYAPSGTGILRNRIAKNIQNHNNAYMMQNHGALIFGHDMERAVHNVEILEKCALAYLLAIISERKISKIPLAVREIAFAKLRKDQKKAAAGEAVTGGE; encoded by the coding sequence ATGAGTCAATTTCAAAGGGAAAAGCAGCAAATCGTGCTTACCGCGCAGGAGTTGGTCCGCAAAGGATATTTGATGGCGACCGGCGGCAATATCTCAATGCGTGTATCGGGGCAGGCGGCATTCGCCATTACACCATCCAACTACGATTACATGAAAATGACCGGGGACGACGTCTGCGTGCTGGATTTCGAGATGAATAGATTGGAGGGAAATCGAAAACCGTCCGTGGAGGCGGGCATGCATGGCATCATCTACGAAACACGCGGGGACGTGAATGCCGTCATCCATACCCACCAAGTCTATGCCAGCGCCTTGACGCTCATAAAAGCACCCATCCCCCACTTGTTCGATGAACAGGCACGTTTTTTGGGGCGCAGTATCGAGATCATCCCATATGCGCCATCGGGGACGGGGATCCTGCGAAACAGGATCGCAAAAAATATCCAAAACCATAACAATGCCTATATGATGCAGAATCACGGCGCGTTGATCTTCGGGCATGACATGGAACGGGCTGTGCACAATGTTGAAATTTTGGAAAAGTGTGCGCTGGCTTATCTGCTTGCCATCATCTCGGAGCGGAAGATCAGCAAGATTCCGCTGGCAGTACGGGAAATTGCTTTTGCAAAACTGCGCAAAGACCAGAAAAAAGCTGCGGCAGGCGAAGCAGTGACCGGCGGAGAATGA
- a CDS encoding NAD-dependent epimerase/dehydratase family protein has protein sequence MTDKQVLVTGACGEIGQALVQELSKRGGYKIVTSDIMPLPESIQNLSAEHVQGDLVYKIKTFYDFDFDIIFHLAASLSSKAEIATEEAHRINVEGTMQLLMLAAYRSEKYGKAVKFIFPSSIAAYGMPNIEAKRAAGAVKEEDWDNPHTMYGCNKLYCEKLGIYYSKFFGQKHLDEKPPVMLDFRAIRFPGLISAFTVPSSGTSDYGPEMLHAAAQGLPYACFVRPDTKISFMAMPDAIKSMLMLMDAPRESLTTNVYNVAAFAISADEFRERAVNAFADADITYEPNPRRQGIVDSWPEDVDDSRARADWNWSPDYDVDRFFEEYFLPEIRKRYGR, from the coding sequence ATGACCGATAAACAGGTGCTGGTGACCGGCGCATGCGGCGAGATCGGGCAGGCGCTCGTGCAGGAACTTTCGAAGCGGGGAGGCTACAAGATCGTCACGTCGGACATCATGCCGCTGCCCGAGTCGATCCAAAACCTTTCAGCGGAGCACGTGCAGGGGGATCTGGTTTACAAGATCAAGACCTTTTACGATTTCGATTTCGATATCATTTTCCATCTGGCGGCGTCGCTTTCCTCGAAGGCGGAGATCGCCACCGAGGAGGCGCACCGCATCAACGTCGAAGGGACGATGCAACTGCTGATGCTGGCGGCGTACCGTTCGGAGAAATACGGCAAGGCGGTCAAGTTCATCTTCCCCAGTTCCATCGCGGCGTACGGAATGCCGAACATCGAGGCAAAACGCGCGGCGGGCGCGGTGAAGGAGGAGGACTGGGACAACCCGCACACGATGTACGGATGCAACAAATTGTATTGTGAAAAGTTGGGAATTTATTACAGCAAATTCTTCGGTCAGAAACATTTGGATGAAAAACCCCCGGTCATGCTGGACTTCCGCGCGATCCGCTTCCCGGGCTTGATCTCCGCCTTTACCGTCCCCAGTAGTGGAACCAGCGACTACGGACCGGAGATGCTGCACGCGGCGGCTCAGGGACTCCCGTATGCCTGTTTCGTCCGACCCGATACGAAGATCTCCTTTATGGCGATGCCCGACGCGATCAAATCCATGCTGATGCTGATGGACGCGCCGCGCGAGTCATTGACGACCAATGTCTACAACGTGGCGGCGTTCGCCATCAGCGCGGACGAGTTCCGCGAGCGCGCCGTGAACGCCTTCGCGGATGCGGACATCACCTACGAGCCGAATCCGCGCCGGCAGGGAATCGTCGACTCGTGGCCCGAAGACGTGGACGACTCCCGCGCCCGCGCCGATTGGAACTGGTCTCCCGATTACGATGTGGACCGTTTCTTCGAGGAATACTTCCTGCCGGAGATACGCAAGAGGTATGGGAGGTAG
- a CDS encoding DNA methyltransferase, with protein sequence MPKNKLNDLDTKTWLKFQKSWFIHNPPPRKKNVLVHPAKYPETMAQEFIEFFTKTGETVLDPMAGTGSTLIAALRAGRNSYGIELNPKYAEIAKQLIEEERAALGESVVNLKSEIVNGDALHAVHYDLPPVDYVLTSPPYWDMLHAKGSENQKKRRTDNELDVVYSEDPNDLGNIHDYEAFLEKLVAIYAGLKPLLREKAYLTIIVKNVKKGGKIYPLAWDIARELGKTYTLKDEKIWLQDNQSLAPYGMGSAWVSNTFHHYCLQFRNE encoded by the coding sequence ATGCCAAAAAACAAACTCAACGACCTCGACACAAAGACCTGGCTGAAATTCCAAAAGTCATGGTTCATCCACAACCCGCCGCCGCGCAAAAAGAACGTGCTGGTGCATCCCGCCAAATACCCGGAGACGATGGCGCAGGAATTCATCGAGTTCTTCACCAAAACCGGTGAGACTGTGCTCGATCCCATGGCGGGCACCGGCTCCACGCTCATCGCCGCCCTGCGCGCGGGACGCAATTCCTACGGCATCGAGTTAAATCCCAAATACGCGGAGATCGCCAAACAATTGATAGAAGAGGAACGCGCCGCCCTCGGAGAATCTGTCGTCAACCTGAAATCCGAGATCGTGAACGGCGACGCGCTTCACGCCGTCCATTACGATCTGCCGCCGGTGGATTATGTACTCACCTCGCCGCCCTATTGGGATATGCTCCACGCCAAAGGCTCGGAGAACCAAAAGAAACGCCGCACTGACAACGAACTGGATGTCGTCTATTCGGAAGACCCGAATGATCTCGGCAACATCCATGATTACGAAGCCTTCCTTGAAAAACTGGTGGCGATCTATGCGGGATTAAAGCCGTTACTGCGTGAAAAAGCCTATCTCACCATTATCGTCAAGAACGTAAAAAAAGGCGGGAAGATCTATCCGCTTGCATGGGATATCGCCCGCGAACTCGGCAAGACCTACACGCTGAAAGACGAAAAGATCTGGCTTCAGGATAACCAGTCGCTTGCGCCGTACGGCATGGGCAGTGCGTGGGTCAGCAATACGTTTCATCATTATTGTCTGCAGTTCAGGAACGAGTAA
- a CDS encoding FGGY-family carbohydrate kinase, translating into MAEPLILAVDLGTSGMKVALISVSGKVLGWEVEPIRLRITPDGGAEQSPDEWWTAFLSAAGRLLKQEQDAGRRVEAVCCSTQGEGTVPVDQDGNALGNCILWMDMRGAPHLKNQLGGWLNIDGISLDKILRFVHLTGGMPSTTGKDPAGHMLFLRDTQPEIYDQTYKFLNVLDYLNLRLTGRFTATFDSILTSWVTDNRDPNNIRYHDGLISMLGLDPAKLPEIVTCSKVIGTLKADVADELGLSKDVKVVAGSIDNTAAAIGSGAVDDYAVHLYIGTSSWMAAHVPFKKTDVLASLASVPCALPDRYLLTALQATAGGNLTFLRDNILYHKDELLQEAAVPDIFKALDKIAERVPAGANGVMYTPWIWGERAPVDDKTVRAGLYNLSLHNTREDIIRAFLEGIALNTRWLMNPVRKFLGRDVNQINIAGGGAQSDVWCQIFADVLNVEIKQVAEPMYANARGAAWIAAVGLGRIQFGDVPKLVKIKQTYHPRSENRRLYDEQFEMFTQIYKQMAPIYKRMNLSRQ; encoded by the coding sequence ATGGCAGAACCTCTCATCCTTGCTGTCGACCTTGGCACATCTGGAATGAAAGTGGCGTTGATCTCCGTCAGCGGAAAGGTGCTGGGATGGGAAGTGGAACCCATCCGCCTGAGGATCACTCCCGATGGCGGCGCGGAGCAATCGCCCGATGAATGGTGGACAGCGTTTCTGTCGGCGGCGGGGAGGCTGTTGAAACAGGAGCAGGATGCGGGTCGAAGGGTGGAGGCGGTTTGCTGTTCCACTCAGGGAGAGGGGACAGTTCCGGTCGATCAAGATGGAAACGCACTCGGCAACTGCATCCTTTGGATGGACATGCGCGGCGCGCCGCATCTAAAAAATCAACTCGGCGGATGGCTCAATATCGACGGCATTTCCCTGGATAAGATATTGCGTTTCGTTCATTTGACCGGCGGGATGCCGTCCACGACCGGCAAGGACCCTGCCGGGCACATGTTGTTTCTTCGGGATACGCAGCCAGAGATCTATGACCAAACCTATAAATTTTTGAATGTATTGGATTATTTGAACCTGCGGTTGACAGGACGCTTCACGGCGACCTTCGACTCGATCCTGACATCCTGGGTGACGGATAACCGTGACCCGAATAACATCCGTTATCACGATGGATTGATCTCCATGCTGGGATTGGACCCTGCCAAATTGCCGGAGATCGTGACGTGCTCGAAGGTGATCGGCACGCTCAAAGCGGATGTGGCGGATGAGCTTGGTCTTTCAAAGGATGTGAAGGTGGTAGCGGGGTCGATCGATAACACTGCAGCGGCAATCGGCTCGGGCGCAGTGGATGATTATGCAGTGCATCTATACATCGGCACATCGTCATGGATGGCGGCGCATGTTCCGTTCAAGAAGACCGATGTGCTGGCGTCACTGGCATCGGTGCCATGTGCGCTTCCAGACCGATACTTATTGACCGCCCTGCAAGCCACAGCAGGCGGCAACCTGACCTTCCTGCGCGACAATATCCTGTATCACAAGGATGAACTTCTGCAGGAAGCCGCCGTGCCGGATATTTTCAAAGCGCTCGACAAAATCGCGGAGCGCGTCCCTGCCGGGGCGAATGGGGTGATGTATACGCCGTGGATATGGGGAGAGCGCGCCCCTGTCGATGATAAAACTGTGCGCGCCGGTTTGTATAATCTTTCCCTGCATAATACGCGCGAAGATATCATCCGCGCATTTCTGGAGGGGATTGCGCTCAATACACGCTGGTTGATGAACCCGGTACGGAAATTTCTGGGGCGGGATGTGAACCAGATCAACATCGCCGGCGGCGGGGCGCAATCCGATGTATGGTGCCAGATATTCGCGGACGTGTTGAACGTGGAGATCAAACAAGTTGCCGAGCCCATGTACGCAAACGCGCGCGGCGCGGCATGGATCGCCGCTGTCGGTTTGGGGAGAATCCAATTCGGGGATGTGCCAAAATTGGTGAAGATCAAACAGACTTACCACCCTCGATCTGAAAACCGCAGATTATACGACGAGCAATTCGAGATGTTTACGCAGATCTATAAACAAATGGCTCCAATTTACAAGCGGATGAATTTGTCACGCCAGTAG
- a CDS encoding TetR/AcrR family transcriptional regulator — MAASNYHHGDLKNALIKAGVKILAREGVNGLSLRKVAKQAGVSHAAPYSHFADKQALIAAISTEGFKQLYIRIDTIFARHHSTPESLLLETAWAYMQFAMNEPDRFKLMFSSVLEKEKEYPDFVHYAQKNFLQIVDVVKVCQSAGVLRQGEPELAAVSVWGAVHGLVMLVLEGQISHTVLERHDLRKLLTFTLHQMTRIDLR; from the coding sequence ATGGCAGCTTCCAATTACCATCATGGCGATTTGAAAAATGCGCTCATCAAAGCCGGGGTGAAGATTCTGGCGAGGGAGGGGGTCAACGGGTTGAGTCTGCGAAAGGTGGCGAAGCAGGCTGGAGTGAGTCATGCGGCGCCATATTCCCATTTCGCGGATAAACAGGCTCTCATTGCCGCCATCTCCACCGAAGGGTTCAAGCAGTTATATATCCGGATCGACACGATATTCGCGCGTCATCACAGTACACCAGAGTCGCTGTTGTTGGAAACTGCTTGGGCATACATGCAATTTGCGATGAACGAGCCTGATCGTTTCAAGTTGATGTTTTCGAGTGTGCTGGAAAAGGAAAAAGAGTACCCCGATTTTGTGCATTATGCGCAGAAAAATTTTTTACAGATCGTGGATGTGGTTAAGGTGTGCCAATCGGCGGGTGTTCTGCGACAGGGGGAGCCGGAGTTGGCGGCTGTCAGTGTGTGGGGGGCGGTGCATGGTTTGGTGATGCTGGTTTTGGAAGGACAGATTTCTCACACCGTTTTGGAGCGGCATGACTTAAGGAAATTGCTGACCTTTACGCTCCATCAAATGACACGTATCGACCTTCGTTGA
- a CDS encoding MFS transporter, giving the protein MREQYKVYGYRWVVLGVFMFINLTIQMLWITYAPITGPAAEFYGVSDLQIGLLAMTFMIAFIPLSIPVSWVIDTYGFRVAVGIGAALMGIFGLLRGFAGSNYTLVLWSTIGIAISQPFLLNAWTTVPAKWFPVDVRATMVGMVTLANLIGTALGMVLTPILVESMSIADVQLLFGGIAAFSSVLFILLAREAPPTPPCPPGQETRALMLDGLKHAVTIKPFWFYLIASFIGLGIFNGLTTWVEAIIRPRGFTPNDAGTLGALMIVGGLVGAIVLPALSDKQQKRQRFLMIAFVGAIPGLLGLTFAESSVLLFGSASLLGFFLVSAMPIGMQYAAEITRPTPEGTSNGLIQLFGQGAVVFVYIMEAMKTSDGSFTPSLILALALLIISAGLVTQMKDPQHI; this is encoded by the coding sequence ATGCGTGAACAATATAAAGTCTATGGATATCGCTGGGTGGTTTTGGGCGTCTTCATGTTCATCAACCTGACCATTCAGATGTTATGGATCACCTACGCGCCGATCACAGGTCCCGCAGCGGAATTCTATGGCGTGAGCGACTTGCAAATCGGTCTGCTCGCGATGACCTTCATGATCGCGTTTATTCCGCTATCCATCCCGGTTTCGTGGGTGATCGATACCTATGGCTTCCGCGTTGCGGTGGGAATTGGGGCAGCGTTGATGGGGATCTTCGGTCTATTGCGCGGCTTTGCCGGGAGCAACTACACCCTTGTGTTGTGGAGCACGATTGGCATTGCAATATCCCAGCCTTTCCTGCTCAACGCATGGACAACCGTCCCTGCCAAGTGGTTTCCAGTGGACGTGCGCGCTACGATGGTGGGCATGGTCACATTGGCAAATTTAATCGGCACAGCCCTAGGCATGGTACTGACTCCGATTCTGGTCGAGAGCATGTCCATTGCGGATGTGCAATTGCTCTTTGGCGGCATTGCCGCTTTTTCATCAGTTTTATTCATCCTACTGGCACGCGAAGCGCCGCCCACTCCCCCATGCCCGCCGGGACAAGAGACACGCGCGTTGATGCTGGATGGCTTGAAACACGCCGTCACCATCAAACCGTTTTGGTTTTATCTGATCGCTTCATTTATCGGACTGGGAATTTTCAACGGGCTGACGACCTGGGTCGAAGCCATCATCCGCCCGCGTGGATTCACACCCAATGACGCAGGCACACTCGGGGCGTTGATGATCGTCGGCGGGTTGGTTGGAGCTATCGTCCTGCCGGCGCTTTCAGACAAACAGCAGAAACGTCAGCGTTTTCTAATGATCGCTTTCGTGGGTGCCATTCCCGGCTTGTTAGGATTGACCTTTGCCGAATCGAGCGTGTTATTATTCGGCTCTGCGAGCCTGTTGGGATTCTTCCTCGTCAGCGCGATGCCCATTGGCATGCAATACGCTGCAGAGATCACACGCCCAACACCGGAAGGAACTTCCAACGGGTTGATCCAACTCTTTGGCCAAGGCGCAGTCGTCTTCGTCTACATCATGGAAGCGATGAAGACCAGCGACGGCTCATTCACTCCTTCACTCATCCTGGCGTTGGCACTTCTGATCATCAGCGCAGGGTTGGTCACTCAGATGAAAGACCCGCAACACATCTAA